One genomic segment of Burkholderiaceae bacterium includes these proteins:
- a CDS encoding succinate dehydrogenase assembly factor 2, whose translation MVDDRIDERALSKLRWRCRRGLLENDLLIERFFDRHGERLTVGQGQALTRLMDLPDNDLLDLLLRRAEPSGTLATPDIAQLLDLMRPPA comes from the coding sequence ATGGTGGACGATCGTATTGACGAGCGCGCCTTGAGCAAGCTCAGATGGCGCTGCCGTCGTGGGTTGCTGGAAAACGACTTGCTCATCGAGCGGTTCTTCGACCGCCATGGTGAGCGGCTGACGGTCGGGCAGGGGCAAGCCCTGACGCGCTTGATGGACTTGCCCGACAATGATCTGCTTGACTTGTTGCTGCGGCGCGCCGAACCCAGCGGTACGCTGGCCACCCCCGACATCGCCCAATTACTTGATTTGATGCGGCCCCCGGCGTGA